In one window of Trueperaceae bacterium DNA:
- the argF gene encoding ornithine carbamoyltransferase, whose translation MEPTRLPSLAGKDFLSLADLTKEEFAGLIASAIQLKADWKRGVRPAPMQHKTLAMFFEKQSLRTRTTFDVAMAQLGGHSVLLSQDYIGLGVRETVRDVANNLSRWVDGIMARTYEHDKLLQLAEHATVPVINGLSDYLHPCQLVADYISLTETFGDLAGLKLTYVGDGNNVANSHVNAAALAGVHLTVACPPGYEPDAGVLAAARERGGSITIAHDPRAAVRGADALYTDVWISMGMEEDTARRKRDFAGYTITPEWFADLAPRGVFMHDLPAHYGEECTEECVYHERSIVFDQAENRLHAHKAVIFQYLAEP comes from the coding sequence ATGGAGCCGACACGTCTTCCGAGCTTGGCAGGCAAGGACTTCTTGTCTCTCGCCGACCTGACCAAGGAGGAGTTCGCCGGCCTGATCGCCAGCGCCATCCAGCTCAAGGCCGACTGGAAGCGCGGCGTGCGACCGGCGCCCATGCAGCACAAGACGTTGGCCATGTTCTTCGAGAAGCAGTCGCTCAGGACGCGAACCACCTTCGACGTCGCCATGGCCCAGCTCGGCGGCCACTCCGTCCTGCTGAGCCAGGACTACATCGGCTTGGGCGTGCGCGAGACCGTCAGGGACGTAGCCAACAACCTCAGCCGCTGGGTGGACGGCATCATGGCCCGCACGTACGAGCACGACAAGCTCCTCCAGCTCGCCGAGCACGCGACGGTGCCCGTCATCAACGGCCTCTCCGACTACCTGCACCCGTGCCAGCTCGTGGCCGACTACATCTCGCTGACCGAGACCTTCGGCGACCTCGCCGGCCTGAAGCTCACGTACGTCGGCGACGGCAACAACGTCGCCAACTCCCACGTGAACGCGGCCGCGCTCGCCGGGGTGCACCTGACCGTCGCGTGCCCCCCGGGCTACGAGCCGGACGCCGGGGTGCTGGCCGCCGCCCGTGAGCGCGGCGGCTCCATCACCATCGCGCACGACCCCCGCGCGGCCGTGAGGGGCGCGGACGCGCTCTACACGGACGTCTGGATCTCGATGGGCATGGAGGAGGACACGGCGCGGCGCAAGCGCGACTTCGCCGGCTACACCATCACCCCCGAGTGGTTCGCCGACCTGGCCCCCCGCGGGGTCTTCATGCACGACCTGCCCGCCCACTACGGCGAGGAGTGCACGGAGGAGTGCGTCTACCATGAGCGCAGCATCGTATTCGACCAGGCCGAGAACCGCCTGCACGCGCACAAGGCCGTCATCTTCCAGTACCTGGCGGAGCCGTGA
- a CDS encoding OmpH family outer membrane protein: MRRLTLIGLAVASVAALLLANGLSSTLNAQARQTKVVFIDSQAVIRAHPSGAQVDAIRNQAEAEVKELTDSISVLDAKVAAGQTLTPDESERYATLRSTLSAVQTRYLNEINAAAAPAVEAANAAIAALAKENGYTIVMDRVEAANQRLVVYSDDDLDITQLAIDKLKAN; this comes from the coding sequence ATGAGAAGACTCACCCTGATCGGGCTTGCCGTGGCCTCAGTGGCCGCACTACTCCTTGCGAACGGTCTCTCCTCGACCCTGAACGCGCAGGCGCGTCAGACGAAGGTCGTGTTCATCGACTCGCAGGCCGTGATCCGCGCCCACCCGTCCGGCGCCCAGGTCGACGCCATCCGCAACCAGGCCGAGGCCGAGGTCAAGGAGCTCACCGACAGCATCAGCGTGCTCGACGCCAAGGTCGCCGCAGGCCAGACCCTCACGCCGGACGAGAGCGAACGCTACGCTACCCTGCGCTCCACCCTCTCGGCCGTGCAGACGCGCTACCTGAACGAGATCAACGCGGCTGCCGCCCCCGCCGTCGAGGCCGCCAACGCCGCCATCGCCGCGCTCGCCAAGGAGAACGGCTACACGATCGTGATGGACCGCGTCGAGGCCGCCAACCAGCGCCTCGTCGTCTACTCCGACGACGACCTCGACATCACGCAGCTCGCCATCGACAAGCTCAAGGCGAACTGA
- a CDS encoding prepilin peptidase, protein MTDLSGTLFAVLAAIIGSLIGSFGNVVVWRLPRGESVAFPPSHCPRCDHRLGPLELVPVLSWLALRGRCRHCGAPISPRYPLVEALMAAVFLTVALVWPPLTSGLAFLPLWTVLAMLVMAALIDIDHYILPDALTLPAVVLGVLGAFLTRETLTSAAPDLPTPAAALVGALAGAGVLALINRVGALVLRRFADTKERLFPVSLDQVNVAAVVGALAGPWWGVAAGAASLLVNLMARRTLRLPEPLAYGLLAVALVLSTTTFTVPTVTAVGGSVLAAGAWALLGAAYWWIHDLVRPDPAGQTEDDQEPVAMGFGDVKLAAALGALLGWEKLLVCVLFAVVLGALFGVVGRLAGGKRVIPFGPYLLAGGLAALFFGDATIRWYLGMLGVG, encoded by the coding sequence TTGACGGACCTCAGCGGTACGCTCTTCGCCGTCCTGGCCGCGATCATCGGCAGCCTCATCGGCTCGTTCGGCAACGTGGTCGTGTGGCGCCTGCCCCGCGGCGAGTCCGTTGCCTTCCCCCCGAGTCACTGCCCACGTTGCGACCACCGGCTCGGACCGCTCGAGCTGGTCCCCGTGCTCTCGTGGCTCGCGCTCAGGGGTCGCTGCCGCCACTGCGGCGCGCCCATCTCGCCCCGCTACCCGCTCGTCGAGGCGCTCATGGCGGCCGTCTTCCTCACCGTCGCCCTCGTGTGGCCCCCACTCACGTCCGGGCTCGCCTTCCTGCCCCTCTGGACCGTCCTAGCCATGCTCGTCATGGCGGCGCTCATCGACATCGACCACTACATCCTGCCGGACGCCCTCACCCTGCCGGCGGTCGTGCTCGGCGTACTAGGCGCGTTCCTCACCCGCGAGACCCTCACGAGCGCCGCGCCCGACCTCCCCACGCCCGCCGCCGCCCTCGTCGGCGCGCTGGCCGGCGCCGGGGTGCTCGCCCTGATAAACCGCGTCGGCGCCCTCGTGCTGCGGCGCTTCGCGGACACCAAGGAGCGCCTCTTCCCCGTCAGCCTCGATCAGGTCAACGTCGCCGCCGTGGTCGGCGCCCTGGCCGGGCCGTGGTGGGGCGTGGCGGCCGGAGCGGCCAGCCTGCTCGTCAACCTCATGGCGAGGCGGACGTTGCGCCTGCCCGAGCCGCTCGCCTACGGACTCTTGGCCGTCGCGCTCGTCCTCTCGACGACCACCTTCACGGTGCCGACGGTGACGGCCGTCGGCGGGAGCGTGCTAGCCGCGGGCGCCTGGGCCCTACTCGGCGCCGCGTACTGGTGGATCCACGACCTGGTGAGACCCGACCCCGCCGGGCAGACGGAAGACGACCAGGAGCCCGTAGCCATGGGCTTCGGCGACGTCAAGCTCGCCGCAGCGCTCGGCGCGCTGTTGGGGTGGGAGAAGCTCCTCGTATGCGTGCTGTTCGCCGTCGTGCTCGGCGCACTGTTCGGCGTGGTCGGACGACTGGCCGGCGGCAAGCGCGTCATCCCGTTCGGTCCCTACCTGCTCGCTGGCGGACTCGCAGCGCTCTTCTTCGGCGACGCGACCATCCGCTGGTACCTCGGCATGCTGGGCGTCGGCTAG